The proteins below are encoded in one region of Qipengyuania sp. HL-TH1:
- a CDS encoding lysozyme, with translation MNRKPLFDAIRKLLGRGFRQAEVEALDKAIDTVAGRAPNGGAHSIGAQGLALIRQFEGCARLRPDGMVEAYPDPGTGGEPWTIGWGATGPGIGPGSVWTQQQCDARLESDVARHARDVAIALGDAPTTQAQFDALVSFHYNTGAIARSTLLRRHLAGDYGAAAGEFARWNRAGGRVLKGLVRRRAAEARLYRSR, from the coding sequence ATGAACCGCAAACCGCTATTCGATGCCATCCGCAAGCTCTTGGGGCGCGGGTTCCGGCAAGCCGAGGTCGAGGCGCTGGACAAGGCGATCGATACCGTCGCCGGACGCGCGCCAAACGGAGGGGCACACAGCATCGGCGCTCAGGGGCTCGCGCTTATCCGGCAATTCGAAGGCTGCGCGCGCCTGCGCCCCGACGGAATGGTCGAAGCCTATCCCGATCCGGGCACTGGCGGCGAACCATGGACCATCGGCTGGGGCGCCACCGGGCCCGGCATCGGTCCGGGCAGCGTATGGACACAGCAGCAATGCGATGCACGGCTCGAGAGCGACGTCGCACGGCATGCACGGGATGTCGCAATTGCGCTGGGCGATGCACCGACCACGCAGGCCCAATTCGATGCCCTGGTCAGCTTCCATTACAACACCGGCGCGATTGCGCGGTCGACGCTGCTGCGCCGCCATTTGGCGGGCGATTACGGGGCGGCGGCGGGGGAATTTGCGCGGTGGAACCGGGCCGGCGGACGGGTGCTCAAGGGCCTCGTCCGTCGCCGTGCAGCCGAAGCGCGCCTCTATCGCTCACGCTGA
- a CDS encoding fasciclin domain-containing protein has translation MPPKDRAFAALGEDGAALLEDEQRPVLIAILRDHMLPGHLTPEAIGAAIDRRGGPVTMTTLGQTEVQFARSGETLTVTMDGGASAHVSGTAIAANNGVLIPIDTVLLPPRG, from the coding sequence TTGCCCCCCAAGGATCGGGCGTTCGCCGCGCTGGGCGAGGACGGCGCAGCGTTGCTGGAGGACGAGCAGCGCCCGGTACTGATTGCGATATTGCGTGACCACATGCTGCCCGGTCACCTGACACCCGAAGCGATCGGCGCAGCGATCGACCGGCGCGGCGGCCCGGTCACCATGACCACGCTCGGCCAGACCGAGGTCCAGTTCGCCAGATCGGGCGAAACGCTGACGGTTACCATGGATGGAGGCGCCAGCGCGCATGTGTCCGGCACCGCCATTGCCGCCAATAACGGGGTACTGATCCCGATCGACACCGTGCTGCTCCCGCCCCGCGGCTGA
- a CDS encoding translocation/assembly module TamB domain-containing protein, producing MSEDALRETEPAARRRPRGGKWLLGIIGALVLLIAGALAVLNTPLGERFLANRIAERTFPNGLNVQIGRIEGNLYGAAVLHDVRLSDPRGVFLTIPRAEVDWNPGAWLSNRLEIDTFAARRATLARIPEFLPSEEEGPILPGFDIAVEDFTIDRLTLAPGIAGDQAQRVDLSGNATVSDRRLLLDVDGALGERDRLALLLDAEPDGDDFDLSFDLAAAEDGPLAALAGLDRAYTARLRGDGTWSQWTGGLLVRSENERVAAMRVTNQAGRFGLLGKFDPSDFLSGIPARALGDDVALKADLAIDDRAFDGRTTLIGRGLSLDADGLVDLAANRAEDLELVVRVRDPNVLGEGMALRDTRLSATLDGAFSDLAVVHDLRIGELDLEGTVLAGLRQQGTARYDGTRWTLPLDVAVAKVTSGNAWVDPRLVDGVGRGTLVLSGSTLLSDDLSVAFPGTSANLALRGDLASGRYELRGPVRAERLALDNVGTLGGTAVIDFVLASGAPWRLAADLDARIAPVTNATLANLAGTPIRVRGGVAVGGNAPLDFNRLRVDASKLSLALDGSVRDGTTQVAGSGTHVDYGPFTVEASVTEAGPSAALVFASPATGLENVRLTIAPSEEGFAIDTEGESLLGPFAGQLALLAPEGGPTRIAIESMRVSETNVTGGLTLVDGGADGTLAFAGGGLDGTVALAPRGGGQGLDIALKARNARFGGETPLRIARADIDASGLIRKGHTSFSGTGTAVGLSYGTLFIGRLAAQGEIENGVGSVDASLSGRRSGRFVLDVNAGIRPDQIALAAQGEFAGHRISMPRRAVLTSLDNGGWRLALTQLSYGDGGMIASGSFGGGDLDFDFKLARMPLSLIDIVRPDTGLGGIISGTVEYRVGANRLPVSDAKVKIDGLTRSGLVLTSRPVNVALVARLTESELEARALLQNEDIQRGRVQAQITGLPAQGMLIDRLRAGSLLAQLRYRGAAESLWRLAALDTFDITGPIAIAADASGTLQDPTVRGSISGDTLQLRSSLSGTDIRDITLRGRFRGSRLQIARFAGTAVNGGSVSGSGIVDLRTLGEAVEGRVLEIRGPIIDLRASARNARLLDTGGVSATITGPLRIVSNGLGGTIAGRVRVNEASWRLGTASDDLRLPQIATREINAPANRAPQVAPSRPWRYLIDATAASRINVDGMGLDSEWSADVILRGTTDDPRIGGSAEVVRGDYTFAGTQFELTRGEIEFDANVPVDPRLDIVAETERDGLTVEATVQGSATQPEIAFSSNPSLPEEELLARLLFGGSVTSLSATDALQLGAAVASLRGGGGLDPINQLRSAIGLDRLRIVSADPALGRGTGVALGKNFGRRFYAEIITDGRGYSATELEFRVTSWLSLLAAVSTVGRESVVAEISRDY from the coding sequence ATGAGCGAGGACGCGTTGCGCGAAACCGAGCCCGCCGCCCGCCGCCGGCCGCGTGGTGGCAAGTGGCTGCTGGGCATTATCGGCGCGCTGGTGCTGCTGATTGCCGGCGCGCTGGCTGTGCTCAACACCCCGCTGGGCGAACGTTTCCTTGCCAACCGGATCGCCGAGCGGACCTTCCCCAATGGACTGAACGTCCAGATCGGGCGGATCGAGGGCAATCTCTACGGCGCGGCGGTGCTGCACGATGTGCGGCTGTCCGACCCGCGGGGCGTATTCCTGACGATCCCGCGCGCGGAGGTCGACTGGAACCCCGGCGCATGGCTTTCGAACCGGCTGGAGATCGACACCTTCGCCGCGCGCCGCGCGACGCTGGCGCGGATCCCCGAATTTCTGCCCAGCGAGGAAGAAGGGCCGATCCTGCCCGGTTTCGACATCGCGGTGGAAGACTTCACGATCGACCGGCTTACGCTCGCACCCGGCATTGCCGGGGATCAGGCGCAGCGGGTCGATCTGAGCGGGAACGCGACGGTCAGCGACAGGCGCCTGCTGCTCGACGTGGACGGCGCGCTGGGCGAGCGTGATCGGTTGGCGCTACTGCTCGACGCCGAACCCGATGGCGACGATTTCGATCTCTCCTTCGATCTTGCCGCGGCCGAAGATGGCCCGCTGGCAGCATTGGCAGGCCTCGACCGCGCCTATACCGCGCGGCTGCGCGGGGATGGAACCTGGTCGCAGTGGACCGGCGGGCTGCTGGTGCGCAGCGAGAACGAGCGTGTGGCGGCCATGCGCGTTACCAACCAGGCGGGCCGCTTCGGCCTGCTGGGCAAGTTCGATCCGTCCGATTTCCTCTCCGGTATCCCCGCGCGAGCGCTGGGCGATGATGTCGCGCTGAAAGCCGATCTGGCGATCGACGACCGCGCTTTCGATGGCCGGACGACCCTGATCGGGCGCGGGCTGAGCCTCGATGCAGATGGACTTGTCGACCTCGCAGCCAACCGCGCCGAGGACCTGGAACTCGTCGTCCGCGTGCGCGATCCGAATGTGCTGGGCGAGGGCATGGCGCTCCGCGACACGCGCCTTTCGGCCACGCTCGACGGCGCATTCAGCGATCTGGCGGTGGTCCACGATTTGCGCATCGGCGAACTCGACCTCGAAGGCACCGTGCTGGCAGGGCTTCGGCAACAGGGCACTGCGCGGTATGACGGGACGCGCTGGACGCTGCCGCTCGATGTCGCGGTCGCAAAGGTCACCAGCGGCAATGCCTGGGTCGATCCGCGACTGGTCGACGGCGTGGGCCGCGGCACTCTGGTGCTCAGCGGTTCGACGCTGCTGTCCGACGATCTGAGCGTGGCCTTTCCCGGCACTTCGGCCAACCTTGCGCTGCGCGGCGATCTGGCGAGCGGTCGTTACGAGCTGCGCGGTCCGGTCCGCGCGGAGCGGCTTGCGCTCGACAATGTCGGTACGCTGGGCGGAACCGCCGTGATCGACTTCGTGCTGGCTTCGGGGGCGCCGTGGCGGCTGGCAGCCGATCTCGACGCGCGGATCGCGCCGGTAACCAATGCTACGCTGGCCAATCTCGCCGGGACACCGATCCGCGTGCGCGGCGGTGTCGCGGTCGGCGGCAATGCGCCGCTCGATTTCAACCGTTTGCGCGTCGATGCCAGCAAGCTGAGCCTCGCGCTCGACGGCAGCGTCCGCGATGGCACCACCCAGGTGGCAGGCAGCGGCACGCATGTCGATTACGGCCCCTTCACCGTCGAAGCCAGCGTGACCGAAGCCGGGCCCAGCGCCGCGCTGGTCTTCGCCAGCCCCGCGACCGGGCTCGAGAATGTTCGCCTGACAATCGCGCCAAGCGAGGAAGGCTTTGCGATCGATACCGAGGGCGAGTCGCTCCTCGGGCCCTTCGCCGGACAGCTGGCGCTGCTGGCGCCCGAGGGCGGACCGACCCGGATCGCGATCGAAAGCATGCGCGTATCCGAAACGAATGTCACCGGCGGGCTGACGCTGGTCGATGGCGGCGCCGACGGAACGCTCGCCTTCGCCGGGGGCGGGCTCGACGGCACTGTCGCGCTGGCACCGCGTGGCGGCGGACAGGGGCTGGATATCGCTCTCAAGGCCCGCAATGCGCGCTTTGGCGGTGAGACGCCGCTGCGGATCGCACGCGCGGATATCGACGCCTCGGGGCTGATCCGTAAAGGCCATACGAGCTTTTCCGGCACAGGCACTGCGGTCGGGCTCTCCTATGGCACGCTGTTCATCGGACGGCTGGCGGCGCAGGGCGAGATCGAGAACGGCGTAGGCAGCGTCGATGCATCGCTTTCGGGGCGGCGCAGCGGCCGGTTCGTGCTCGATGTGAACGCGGGCATCCGCCCCGACCAGATCGCGCTGGCCGCACAGGGCGAGTTTGCCGGACACCGCATTTCCATGCCGCGCCGCGCGGTGCTCACCAGCCTCGACAATGGCGGGTGGCGTCTTGCGCTGACGCAATTGTCCTATGGCGATGGCGGGATGATTGCTTCGGGCAGCTTTGGCGGCGGCGATCTCGATTTCGACTTCAAGCTTGCACGCATGCCGCTGTCGCTGATCGATATCGTGCGGCCCGATACCGGGCTGGGCGGGATAATCTCGGGTACGGTGGAGTATCGCGTCGGTGCCAATCGGCTCCCCGTGAGCGATGCCAAGGTGAAGATCGACGGGCTGACCCGTTCGGGACTCGTGCTGACTTCGCGTCCGGTCAATGTGGCGCTGGTTGCGCGGTTGACCGAAAGCGAGCTCGAGGCCCGCGCACTGCTGCAGAATGAGGATATCCAGCGCGGCCGCGTACAGGCGCAGATCACTGGATTGCCTGCGCAGGGGATGCTGATCGACCGGCTGCGTGCCGGTAGCCTGCTGGCCCAATTGCGCTATCGCGGCGCGGCAGAAAGCCTGTGGCGGCTGGCGGCGCTCGACACCTTCGACATCACCGGCCCGATCGCGATCGCTGCCGATGCCAGCGGGACCTTGCAGGACCCCACCGTGCGCGGCTCGATCTCGGGCGACACGCTGCAATTGCGCAGCTCGCTGTCGGGCACCGACATTCGCGACATCACGCTGCGCGGGCGGTTCCGCGGATCGCGCCTGCAGATCGCGCGCTTTGCCGGCACTGCGGTGAACGGCGGCAGCGTGAGCGGCAGCGGGATCGTCGATCTGCGCACGCTGGGCGAAGCGGTGGAAGGCCGGGTGCTCGAAATCCGCGGGCCGATCATCGATCTGCGTGCCTCGGCGCGCAATGCCCGCCTGCTCGATACCGGCGGGGTCAGCGCCACCATCACCGGACCGCTGCGGATTGTTTCCAACGGGCTCGGCGGGACGATTGCGGGCCGCGTACGCGTCAATGAGGCAAGCTGGCGGCTGGGTACTGCATCGGACGATCTGCGCCTGCCGCAGATTGCCACGCGCGAGATCAACGCGCCCGCCAACCGCGCCCCGCAGGTCGCCCCGTCTCGGCCGTGGCGCTATCTGATCGATGCCACGGCGGCGAGCCGGATCAATGTCGATGGCATGGGTCTCGACAGCGAATGGTCGGCCGATGTGATCCTGCGCGGGACCACCGACGACCCCCGCATTGGCGGCAGCGCCGAAGTGGTGCGTGGCGACTACACCTTTGCCGGAACGCAATTCGAGCTGACCCGCGGCGAGATCGAATTCGATGCCAATGTGCCGGTCGATCCGCGGCTCGATATCGTGGCGGAGACCGAACGCGACGGATTGACCGTCGAAGCCACGGTGCAGGGCAGCGCGACCCAGCCCGAAATCGCCTTCAGCTCGAACCCCTCCTTGCCCGAAGAGGAATTGCTGGCGCGGCTACTGTTCGGCGGATCGGTCACCAGCCTGTCGGCCACCGATGCACTGCAATTGGGGGCGGCGGTTGCCAGCCTGCGCGGCGGCGGCGGGCTCGATCCGATCAACCAGCTGCGCAGCGCCATCGGCCTCGATCGCCTGCGGATCGTCAGCGCCGACCCGGCGCTGGGCCGCGGCACCGGCGTGGCGCTGGGCAAGAACTTCGGCCGGCGTTTCTATGCGGAGATCATCACCGACGGACGCGGATATAGCGCGACCGAGCTGGAGTTCCGAGTGACCAGCTGGCTATCGCTGCTGGCGGCGGTTTCGACGGTGGGCCGGGAAAGCGTGGTCGCGGAAATCAGTCGCGACTATTAG
- the glnA gene encoding type I glutamate--ammonia ligase translates to MASASDVLKQIKDEGIEWVDLRFTDPKGKWQHLTMVAGVLGEDELEDGLMFDGSSIAGWKVINESDMILKPDLERVYVDPFSAEPMLIVFCDIVEPSTGEWYARDPRSTAKRAEAYLKSTGVGDTIYVGPEAEFFMFDDVRFEDGYAGSGFTLDDVELPTNSGREYESGNLAHRPRAKGGYFPVAPVDSAVDIRGEMVSTMIEMGLPCDKHHHEVAAAQHELGLTFGTLVETADNMQIYKYVVHQVAHIYGKTATFMPKPIKDDNGSGMHTHMSIWEEGKPTFAGNQYGGLSENCLYYIGGVIKHAKALNAFTNPTTNSYKRLVPGFEAPVLLAYSARNRSASCRIPYGAGDKAKRVEFRFPDAMANPYLAYAALLMAGLDGITNKIHPGEAMDKNLYDLPPAELADVPTVCGSLREALEALMADHEFLLKGDVFTKDQIEAYCELKWEEVLRVETTPCAAEFDMYYSS, encoded by the coding sequence ATGGCAAGTGCAAGCGACGTCCTGAAACAGATCAAGGACGAAGGCATCGAGTGGGTCGACCTGCGGTTCACCGACCCCAAGGGCAAGTGGCAGCACCTGACCATGGTCGCGGGCGTGCTCGGCGAAGACGAACTGGAAGACGGGCTGATGTTCGACGGTTCGTCGATCGCCGGCTGGAAGGTCATCAATGAAAGCGACATGATCCTCAAGCCCGACCTCGAGCGGGTCTATGTCGATCCCTTCAGCGCCGAACCGATGCTGATCGTCTTCTGCGATATCGTCGAGCCGTCGACCGGCGAATGGTATGCGCGCGACCCGCGCTCCACCGCCAAGCGCGCCGAAGCCTATCTCAAATCGACCGGCGTCGGCGACACGATCTATGTCGGCCCCGAAGCCGAATTCTTCATGTTCGACGATGTCCGTTTCGAAGACGGCTATGCCGGATCGGGCTTTACTCTCGACGATGTCGAGCTGCCGACCAACAGCGGCCGCGAATATGAAAGCGGCAACCTCGCCCACCGGCCGCGCGCCAAGGGTGGTTATTTCCCCGTCGCCCCGGTCGACAGCGCGGTCGACATTCGCGGCGAAATGGTCTCGACCATGATCGAAATGGGCCTGCCCTGCGATAAGCACCACCACGAAGTGGCCGCCGCGCAGCACGAGCTCGGCCTGACCTTCGGCACGCTGGTCGAAACCGCCGACAACATGCAGATCTACAAATATGTCGTGCACCAGGTCGCGCATATCTACGGCAAGACCGCGACCTTCATGCCCAAGCCGATCAAGGACGACAATGGCTCGGGCATGCACACGCATATGTCGATCTGGGAAGAAGGCAAGCCGACCTTCGCCGGCAACCAGTATGGCGGGCTGAGCGAGAACTGCCTCTATTACATCGGCGGCGTCATCAAGCACGCCAAGGCACTCAACGCCTTCACCAACCCGACCACCAACAGCTACAAGCGTCTCGTACCGGGCTTCGAGGCGCCCGTGCTGCTCGCCTATTCGGCGCGTAACCGCTCGGCCTCGTGCCGCATCCCCTATGGTGCGGGCGACAAGGCCAAGCGCGTCGAGTTCCGCTTCCCCGATGCGATGGCCAATCCCTATCTCGCCTATGCCGCGCTGCTGATGGCCGGGCTCGACGGGATCACCAACAAGATCCATCCGGGCGAAGCGATGGACAAGAACCTCTACGATCTGCCGCCCGCCGAACTGGCCGACGTGCCGACCGTCTGCGGCAGCCTGCGCGAAGCGCTCGAGGCGTTGATGGCCGACCACGAGTTCCTGCTCAAGGGCGACGTCTTCACCAAGGACCAGATCGAAGCCTATTGCGAGTTGAAATGGGAAGAAGTCCTGCGTGTCGAAACCACGCCCTGCGCGGCCGAATTCGACATGTACTATAGCTCGTGA
- a CDS encoding P-II family nitrogen regulator, producing the protein MKKIEAIIKPFKLDEVKEALHEIGVSGITVTEAKGFGRQKGHTELYRGAEYVVDFLPKVKLEVVVPEGIADRTVEAIAAAAQTGRIGDGKIFISSIEGALRIRTGERDDDAI; encoded by the coding sequence GTGAAAAAGATCGAAGCGATCATCAAGCCATTCAAGCTCGACGAAGTGAAGGAAGCCCTGCACGAAATCGGCGTGTCGGGGATCACTGTTACCGAAGCCAAAGGCTTCGGGCGGCAGAAAGGCCATACCGAGCTTTATCGCGGCGCCGAATATGTCGTCGATTTCCTGCCCAAGGTGAAACTCGAGGTGGTCGTGCCCGAAGGCATTGCCGACCGCACCGTCGAAGCCATCGCCGCTGCCGCCCAGACCGGGCGCATCGGCGACGGCAAGATTTTCATTTCGTCGATCGAAGGCGCGCTGCGGATCCGCACGGGCGAGCGAGACGACGACGCCATCTAA
- a CDS encoding autotransporter domain-containing protein has product MKSTFNRTGSRLLAGAATIALSTVALSTPAHAIVPNDNYTPDDIVDKDEDFSGVGMFFRNDGFVCSGTLINPRTVLFAAHCVNDVAETDFRDDALRAAWSFNVNALPGFQNWIGNAFTSNPDLAVFDVNRIYYDPRSVARPDGQGFLEGDIALASLDTPAADLPTWSLLFSPLPTPEEIDDTDGTGYHVNITGYGRTGSGTAGDNLGIDWRRKSAENMLGSLTSFDDRNTFLFGAAFGDLPQVLYRLDFDDPNKTNPFDFNLYKDEPREREGTTAGGDSGGPLVLDAANNTLSDEDLVIAVLSGGSRFFGPQVFSSYGTESFYQPLYLFWDYIVATNPYRYVSAVEGDGNWENADHWVTTLDPVYRIIDENGDVVNGLPTTPGNGVIGDAPQFGEVCFDPEGDNPGDGCEDLSTGDPTPPARTADGTVNSGIGEADGDMLDALGGGETQASPEAAGGRGALARNGLINANEAQNGAPEFAEENPHASDGGSPEFSDDPLPDPTLDNGLPGATDFVPDNIDPVVSADAAVNVDPRYFDVTLANAGTTTLSSDVTIDRLTVRSTAGLNITADASLTSLIDVTQFGGTITVDGGLTSVGDYTLFGGALQGGGTITAPFVTAFMGAISPGRIGTIDTLTIDGSLIMTTASTLMIDIGPNGTSDLVAVTGEAAFGAPADPDAEEDEEPTGPIVAVGAGILGQVNGLGQVYTIVTAEGGVSGEFVPDDISPILRQSFTYTDNAVLMEILAASYRTAVTANPVQRSYARLFDQNRGNAALAELYQLDFADAATIQSTFDGLAPVAETAVQQLATQSFHNLQSFNASRLRESDLASSGGTIATLGSPIQTAQMSVSRGSQPITAGALGLDQSDEPTRVQEGAIREDMAIYIAGGLLRGSGASMPGYTQSDTDVDGYFFGGGIEYFPSERSMIGLSGFYSDLEADVALNQQADAKALAVSLYGSAKTVDGFVVDGQVSLIDLDIDTERTVSFLGGSQTLTSESSNRGFAAALGLAYDFEGPLGTISPGIELRYVDHSFDPVSETGGSLALTIDREDVESLQGRIGLDYQSAGGPIQIDANIDFVHEYEDGPSVFTAQFASGTGPAVPFLLADQAKDWGEAGFSLQYVSGGAQFGVGFDTTIGRDNADAQTYRAMASFKF; this is encoded by the coding sequence ATGAAATCCACGTTCAATCGCACCGGAAGCCGCCTTTTGGCTGGCGCCGCAACCATCGCCTTGTCGACAGTCGCGTTGAGCACGCCGGCTCACGCCATCGTCCCCAATGACAATTATACGCCCGACGACATCGTCGATAAGGACGAAGACTTCAGCGGCGTCGGCATGTTCTTCCGCAACGACGGCTTCGTCTGCTCGGGTACGCTGATCAATCCGCGGACGGTGCTGTTCGCCGCGCACTGCGTTAACGATGTGGCCGAAACCGATTTTCGCGACGATGCGCTCCGTGCGGCGTGGTCGTTCAACGTCAATGCGCTGCCGGGCTTCCAGAACTGGATCGGCAACGCCTTCACGAGCAATCCCGACCTCGCGGTCTTCGACGTCAACCGCATCTATTACGATCCGCGGTCGGTCGCGCGTCCCGACGGCCAAGGCTTCCTAGAAGGTGATATCGCCCTCGCCAGCCTCGACACGCCAGCAGCCGACCTGCCGACCTGGTCGCTGCTGTTCTCGCCCTTGCCGACGCCCGAGGAAATCGACGACACCGATGGCACTGGCTATCACGTCAACATCACCGGCTACGGCCGCACCGGCTCGGGAACCGCGGGCGACAATCTCGGCATCGACTGGCGCCGCAAATCGGCCGAAAACATGCTCGGCTCGCTGACTTCGTTCGACGACCGCAACACATTCCTGTTCGGCGCGGCCTTCGGCGATCTGCCGCAGGTCCTCTACCGGCTCGACTTCGACGATCCCAACAAGACCAACCCGTTCGACTTCAACCTCTACAAGGACGAGCCGCGCGAACGCGAAGGCACGACCGCAGGCGGCGACTCGGGTGGTCCGCTGGTCCTCGATGCCGCGAACAACACGCTGAGCGACGAAGACCTCGTCATCGCGGTGCTGTCGGGTGGTTCGCGCTTCTTCGGCCCGCAGGTCTTCTCGAGCTACGGCACCGAAAGCTTCTACCAGCCGCTCTACCTGTTCTGGGATTATATCGTCGCCACCAACCCCTATCGTTATGTCTCGGCGGTTGAAGGTGACGGCAATTGGGAAAATGCCGATCACTGGGTCACCACCCTCGATCCCGTCTACCGTATTATCGACGAGAACGGCGATGTGGTGAACGGCCTGCCGACCACGCCGGGCAACGGCGTCATCGGCGATGCGCCGCAATTCGGCGAAGTCTGCTTCGATCCCGAAGGCGACAACCCGGGCGATGGCTGCGAAGACCTGTCCACCGGCGATCCCACCCCGCCGGCACGCACGGCCGACGGTACGGTCAATTCGGGGATCGGTGAAGCCGATGGCGACATGCTGGATGCGCTGGGCGGCGGGGAAACCCAGGCCTCGCCCGAAGCTGCGGGCGGCCGCGGCGCGCTGGCGCGCAACGGGCTGATCAATGCCAATGAAGCACAGAACGGCGCTCCCGAATTCGCCGAGGAAAACCCGCATGCCAGCGATGGCGGCAGCCCAGAATTCTCGGACGATCCGCTGCCCGATCCCACGCTCGACAACGGCCTGCCCGGGGCGACCGATTTCGTCCCCGACAACATCGATCCGGTCGTAAGCGCGGATGCTGCGGTCAATGTCGACCCGCGCTATTTCGATGTGACGCTGGCCAACGCGGGCACCACCACGCTGAGCAGCGACGTCACCATCGACCGGCTCACCGTACGGAGCACTGCAGGGCTCAACATTACCGCAGACGCCAGCCTGACCTCGCTGATCGACGTCACCCAGTTCGGCGGCACGATCACCGTCGACGGCGGCCTTACGTCGGTTGGCGACTACACCCTCTTCGGCGGCGCGCTGCAGGGCGGCGGGACGATTACCGCGCCCTTCGTGACGGCATTCATGGGCGCAATCTCTCCTGGGAGGATTGGGACCATCGATACGCTGACTATCGATGGATCGCTGATCATGACGACGGCGTCGACGCTGATGATCGACATCGGACCGAATGGCACTTCCGACCTCGTCGCAGTCACAGGAGAGGCGGCGTTTGGCGCCCCGGCTGACCCTGACGCGGAGGAAGACGAAGAACCGACCGGTCCCATCGTGGCTGTAGGTGCAGGGATACTCGGCCAAGTTAACGGTCTTGGCCAAGTCTATACGATCGTAACTGCTGAAGGGGGCGTGAGCGGGGAATTCGTACCCGACGATATTTCGCCGATCCTTCGCCAGTCGTTCACCTACACCGACAACGCCGTGCTGATGGAAATCCTCGCGGCCAGCTATCGTACGGCGGTCACAGCGAATCCGGTGCAGCGCAGCTATGCCCGGCTGTTCGACCAGAACCGTGGCAACGCCGCGCTGGCCGAGCTTTACCAGCTCGATTTCGCAGATGCGGCGACGATCCAGTCGACCTTCGACGGGCTGGCTCCAGTAGCGGAAACCGCGGTCCAGCAATTGGCGACGCAGTCCTTCCACAACCTCCAGTCGTTCAACGCTTCGCGCCTGCGCGAATCGGATCTCGCCAGTTCGGGCGGGACGATCGCCACGCTCGGCAGTCCGATCCAGACCGCCCAGATGTCGGTCTCGCGCGGAAGCCAGCCGATCACGGCGGGTGCGCTCGGGCTCGACCAGAGTGACGAGCCGACGCGGGTACAGGAAGGCGCCATCCGCGAGGATATGGCGATCTACATCGCCGGCGGCCTGCTCCGGGGCAGCGGGGCATCGATGCCCGGCTACACCCAGAGCGATACCGACGTCGATGGCTACTTCTTCGGCGGCGGGATCGAGTACTTCCCGAGCGAACGGTCGATGATCGGCCTGTCGGGCTTCTACTCGGACCTCGAGGCGGATGTGGCGCTCAACCAGCAGGCCGATGCGAAAGCGCTGGCGGTGTCGCTCTATGGCAGCGCCAAGACCGTCGACGGCTTCGTCGTCGATGGCCAGGTCAGCCTGATCGATCTCGATATCGATACTGAGCGGACCGTGTCGTTCCTCGGTGGTTCGCAGACGCTGACCAGCGAAAGCAGCAACCGCGGCTTTGCCGCCGCGCTGGGCCTGGCCTACGATTTCGAAGGCCCGCTGGGCACGATCTCGCCGGGTATCGAACTTCGCTACGTCGACCATTCCTTCGATCCGGTGAGCGAAACGGGTGGTTCGCTGGCCCTGACGATCGACCGCGAGGACGTGGAAAGCCTGCAGGGCCGTATCGGGCTCGATTACCAGAGCGCGGGTGGCCCGATCCAGATCGATGCCAATATCGACTTCGTGCATGAGTATGAGGACGGACCCTCGGTCTTTACGGCGCAGTTCGCCAGCGGGACCGGACCGGCCGTTCCATTCCTTCTGGCCGACCAGGCCAAGGACTGGGGCGAAGCAGGCTTCTCGCTGCAATATGTCAGCGGGGGCGCACAGTTCGGCGTCGGCTTTGACACCACGATCGGACGCGACAATGCCGATGCGCAAACCTACCGCGCGATGGCGAGCTTCAAGTTCTAA